One Hordeum vulgare subsp. vulgare chromosome 4H, MorexV3_pseudomolecules_assembly, whole genome shotgun sequence DNA window includes the following coding sequences:
- the LOC123446373 gene encoding 50S ribosomal protein HLP, mitochondrial-like: MAAFLRSKGSSVGRAMMGSLGNNLYGGATSSIETVARPCRSDVVCQQIRTFIHMRTNLKVVDKSGAKRVMCIQSLRGKKGVRLGDMIIGTVKEAQPRGKVKKGDVVYGVVIRAAMKKGRSDGSEVQFDDNAIVIVNNKGELIGTRVFGPVPHDLTKKKHLKNPALAEHIV; encoded by the exons ATGGCAGCGTTCCTCAGGTCAAAGGGCTCTTCAG TTGGGCGTGCTATGATGGGAAGCCTTGGAAACAATCTGTACGGGGGCGCTACCTCGTCTATTGAAACGGTGGCAAGACCATGTCGTTCTGATGTTGTCTGCCAG CAAATCAGAACATTCATCCACATGAGAACAAACCTCAAGGTGGTGGACAAGTCCGGAGCCAAGCGGGTTATGTGCATACAGTCCCTTAGGGGGAAGAAAGGAGTGAGGCTCGGGGACATGATCATCGGTACTGTCAAGGAAGCGCAGCCTCGCGGCAAGGTCAAGAAAGGAGACGTGGTCTATGGGGTGGTCATCCGTGCTGCCATGAAGAAGGGGCGCAGCGATGGCAGCGAGGTCCAGTTCGACGACAATGCGATCGTTATCGTGAACAATAAGGGCGAGCTGATTGGCACCCGCGTCTTTGGTCCGGTCCCCCACGATctcacgaagaagaagcatctcaAGAACCCGGCACTAGCCGAGCACAtagtttga